A region of the Cannabis sativa cultivar Pink pepper isolate KNU-18-1 chromosome 3, ASM2916894v1, whole genome shotgun sequence genome:
GATCTTGTTGATTAAAGATTTCTTTTGAAACTGATCTTCAagctttttccatatttttgctGGTGTATCTTCTTTATCAACTAACCTGATAATAGCATCAGACaaattaaaaatgattaaaCCGATGAGTTTCAAGAAGTTCTTCTTGTGTAGATTTAGAAGTATTTTCTGGCCATTCTATGGGTTCACTAAGAACCCTAAGTAATTtgttatgagcaagaagagctctaatcttcttcctccaaaTCCTATAGTCCCCCGATCCATCAAACTTGTCAACATCCACTCTAATATTACTCATGTTTAATTGTTATAACAAGATAATAAAAGTAAGAATGTAACAAGACAAAGTTTAGGTTAGAGTTTTCCTTTTTATCAACTTCTTGATAATTTCAGATTTTGCTTCTTCAATgttttgatgatctttcttgttTCTTGACGTTGTTTCCAGGTGTTGTTGAATCTTCTTGCTTCCccgagctctgataccactgtaggaAATAGCTGGCAATCCGATTTTGCCCCTACACACAACACCCAACAGTCACATTCTAGGGGTAAATGAGTCCTTTTGCTTTGATGCGGATCCAAAAGAGAATATTCTCTTTTCAAAATCTGATACCCCCTTTTTCTCTACAGGAGCCGAAAATACCACTTATGAGAAAGTGGAAGGttgtacatatatttatatactgtTGTTGTTGCTGGCTGTGTTTGTTTGTGCTGAGAAAAAATTGGTTGTAATCTGTTAAGATATTTTCCTTGTAGAGCTGAAAGTTGTTAGAGTCTTGAGATATTTATTTGCTTCCTTTTATTGTAAAGAAATAAAAGACCTAAGCCTAGGAAAACAGAACCGACAACTCTATGAGTTATAATGGTCTGTTGAGGCTTTATAAAGAGgtctaatttatttttcttgtaaCTTTATTTGTGTGACAATAGTATGGGAATTTATCCAAcacttacattgggtcttaggcagagattcatgcttgaagcttgggcagagactcgtgctgataacgtgttataaaataatataagataatataaagtagatgagaagaaagaagaagaagatgaagagagaaagagaaagtgaatgggaatttctgagttgtttattccaatggggtgaacccctatttatacaaatacaagagtgagatattaagaaactaagaaaaaagggaaactaaggaaatgaagaatgttgattacaattcatggtaataaataaaagatttggacatccacataattattaatatttataacatagTTAATATTTTGTACCATTTAACAAATATTTTCATAAGGAAAAATTCATACCACTTCAATGAAAAATTGATAAAGAAATTCATCAATAAGCTTGTAATAAAATTCATGAAACTTAACAAATTCAACAtgcttcaaagaaaaaaaaaattcagcaaAATTATACACATTTTAGATAAAAGACAAAgctttaattcaaaaaatcactATAGCTTTcatcttaaaaataatttgaagatatACATATCACGTAATACAATTCAAAAAATCTTTCAAGCTTTGAAGCAGAACATCAACAACATCTTCAATATGTTTGGTTtgattatgattatgattaGGATCAAAATGATGATAATGCTCTTCAATCACTTTATCATAAAAGTTATCCAAGTCTCTAAAACACTTGTTAAGCCTTCTTTCAAGACCATTAAACTTGTTAATCCAAGTTAACCATGGTGGAAAAAAGTCAGCCATGCAAAACCCACCAAGTACATTCTGAGTCTCATGAAGTAACTCTCGAATTCCACCACTCTTCCCATTATTTTCACTATCACCACCATCATAATAAGAACCGTTGTACTTCTTTCCAAAAGCAACTCCACAAACAACATTATTCGCCAAAGTAACCATAAGTTCACTGAGATTAACAACACCAGAATAATTCAAAGAAGTAGAAATACTAGTTACAGTTTTGATCAAAGTTTTGACCTCTTCTTCTCTCACACTCTGAAAAGCTCGAACTCTCTTCTGACCAAGAAGTTCTAACATAACAATCTTTCTCATCTCGCGCCAGTAATCGCCATAAGGAGCAAATGAGACGGCTGAGCAGTTGTAGCTGAGCTTTTTGGCGGCGTACAATACCGGTCTTCCAGAGAAGATAATATCATGAGTTTTGAAGATTTCTTTAGCTACTTGTGCAGAGGAGACCACAAGAGTTGGTATGAAGCCGAGTTGCAAGAACATGATTGGTCCGTACTGGTGAGAAAGTCGCCCAAAAGTTCGATGGGGCAAGGTGTGGCCTAGCAACTGGTGGAGGTTTCCGATGATGGGTAGCCTTATAGGACCAGGAGGAAGGTTTAGTTTTCTCCTCTGTTTGAGAAAACAcagatatattattattgagatAAAGAGTACTATTACAGAAAGAAGAGAAGTAGCCAtggagaaaatatattttatggaTGTAGGAAAGAATAATAGTCATCATTGGAAACCTTTGGTAAAGCTTAtacatatgaaaaaaaaaaccttcaatatatttttatatataaatagaaagatacatgtattatgaaatattagtattatgtaatattataatttagagaaagaaaatagagaagaaatgAGAATTTTTTGAGTGTTTTATTCAaataggtgatctcctatttatacacatacaagagtcaaatattaagaaactaagagaaagggaaactaagaaaaagggaatgttgattacattaatggtaataaataaaagatttggacatccacataattaatactatttataacactcccccttggatgtccataataactgcctcattaaaaacctcgccgagaaaacccagtgggacaaaactcggtcaaagaaaaaagagtgcagtatgaaattactccccctcattttggcattcgtggagatcctttaatcgacgcattccaatcttgtgaaccatcttctcaaaagttgatgttggtaatgacttcgtgaataagtctgcaagattatcgcttgatcgaatttgttgaacatcgatatcaccattttcttgaagattgtgtgtaaagaagaattttggtgaaatatgtctagttctgtctcctttaatgtaccctcctttaagttgagcgatgcaagcagcattatcttcatagagaattgTTGGTACTTCTTTATTAGATGTTAATCCACATGTTCCTCGAATATGTTGTGTCATTGATCTTAACCAAACACATTCTCGATTTGCCTCGTGAATTGCAAGTATCTCAGCATGATTTGAGGAAGTAGCCACCAGAGTTTGCTTTGTTGATCGCCAGGATATAGCAGTGTCACCGCAAGTGAACAAATAGCCAGTTTGAGATCTGGCTTTAtgtggatcagataaatatcctgCATCTGCGTAGCCAATAAGTTGTGACCCACAATTATTAGAATAGAATAATCCTTTATCAATAGTACCCTGGAGATAGCGGAGTATGTGCTTAATCCCTTTCCAATGTCTATATGTTGGAGCAGAACTAAATCTTGCTAATAAATTGACAGAGAAAGCTATATCAGGTCTTGTACAATTAGCAAGATACATCAATGCTCCTATTGCACTAAGATATGGTACTTCTGGACCAAGGAGCTCTTCATGTTCTTCTTTAGGTCGAAAAGGATCTTTTTCTACATCAAGTGACCTGACTACCACTGGCTACTCAATGGGTGTGATTTATCCATATAAAACCGTCTCAAAATTTTTTCAGTATAAGTTGACTGATGAATGAAAATTCCACATTTTAAATGCTCAATTTGTAGACCAagacaaaattttgtttttcctaaatctttcatttcgaactctttctttagatattccacagcttctgaaagtttttcaggagttccaataatattcaaatcatcaacatatacagcaatgataacaaactcaggacttgaactttttataaaaacacatgggcaaataggatcatttttatatccttcttttaataaatattcactaagtcgattgtaccacatgcgtcctgattgttttaatccatacaatgatctttgtaatttaattgagcacaTTTCTCGATTGCTTGAATTATATGCATCAGTCATCTTAAATCCTTCAGGGATCTTCATGTAAATATCACTATCTAGTGATCCATATAAATAAGCTGTGACTACATCCATTAATCGCATAACGAGTTTTTCACTCACAGCCAGGCTAACCAAATATCTTAatgttattgcatccaccacaggagaatatgtctcctcataatcaatacctggcctttgagaaaaaccttgagctacaagtcttgctttgtatctcacaacttcatttttctcatttcttttacgtaaacatacccatttgtatccaacgggtttcacaccttcaggtgtttggactataggtccaaatactttgcgtttagcaagtgaattcaattctgcttgaattgcttctttccattttggccaatcttttctattttgacattctttgatagatttaggttcaagatcctcgttttcattcataatttctagcgctacattataagcaaaaatattgtcgacaattacttcgagtcggttccattcttttcctgtattgacataatttattgagatctcattattgctaatattttcgaattttgaaTCTCTTCAAGAGATTTGTTTATGTCAACATCTTCCTCGAAATTTTCGACCTCTTCATTAGGGCCATCTTGATTATTTgctccctttctttttcgagGATTTTTATCTTTGGAGCAGAATCGGTCTACCACGTTTCAAACGTGCTTtagaatcattaattaattgtccttctgggacttcaattcgaattggagcattttcagctggaatatgtgattttgtaattttctttgggtcagtgaatgcatttggtaattgatttgcaatattttgcaaatgaattattctttgaacttcaagttcacattgatttgtacgaggatcaaattgagataatgattgtgcattccatataatttctttttccaaCTATTTCTTTTCCCCTCCCCCTAAAGCTGGGAAACTTGTCTCATCAAAATGACAATCAACAAAACGTGCTGTACATACATCTC
Encoded here:
- the LOC115710343 gene encoding cytochrome P450 71A9-like, which produces MATSLLSVIVLFISIIIYLCFLKQRRKLNLPPGPIRLPIIGNLHQLLGHTLPHRTFGRLSHQYGPIMFLQLGFIPTLVVSSAQVAKEIFKTHDIIFSGRPVLYAAKKLSYNCSAVSFAPYGDYWREMRKIVMLELLGQKRVRAFQSVREEEVKTLIKTVTSISTSLNYSGVVNLSELMVTLANNVVCGVAFGKKYNGSYYDGGDSENNGKSGGIRELLHETQNVLGGFCMADFFPPWLTWINKFNGLERRLNKCFRDLDNFYDKVIEEHYHHFDPNHNHNQTKHIEDVVDVLLQSLKDFLNCIT